Proteins encoded together in one Lathyrus oleraceus cultivar Zhongwan6 chromosome 5, CAAS_Psat_ZW6_1.0, whole genome shotgun sequence window:
- the LOC127085367 gene encoding uncharacterized protein LOC127085367 isoform X2, translated as MTGRTATLNWWIHYKKVAFIWFISALCFFILFQMALHNSSNTLSSPSSDSSNLSSERRSKLYDKMARDLDEHGAAFLNHGETSQSLSISDIFTLKDGSVTPVLKPANPPVRANVLYLNTEFSVPFAEAVNNIFNPYFDKAIWFQNSSMYHFSMFHASHHIVPVPATKEEIEAEASSVETVAARLCPLNIVLDRVVLTSTGVLLGCWQVISGTDPITIRARLKNVLPRAPEKQLYDAAILHTTFARLLGPPRASSTEHLTTSGELKFFHELVNQLNRQIRGFKAVVSELWYVEEYHVLALALNGKMNCHKFKLGCSSRD; from the exons ATGACGGGTAGAACTGCAACATTGAATTGGTGGATTCATTACAAAAAGGTAGCATTCATCTGGTTTATCTCTGCTTTATGCTTCTTCATTTTGTTCCAAATGGCCCTTCATAACTCCTCAAACACCCTTTCATCACCTTCTTCGG ATTCTTCAAATTTAAGTTCGGAGAGAAGATCCAAATTGTATGATAAGATGGCAAGGGATCTTGATGAACATGGAGCTGCTTTTCTGAATCATGGTGAAACCTCTCAGTCACTTTCTATTTCAGATATCTTCACCTTGAAAGATGGATCTGTAACACCTGTATTAAAG CCTGCAAATCCTCCTGTGCGGGCGAATGTTCTGTATTTGAACACTGAATTCTCGGTCCCCTTTGC GGAGGCTGTCAATAATATTTTCAATCCATACTTCGATAAAG CAATTTGGTTTCAGAACTCTAGCATGTACCATTTTAGCATGTTCCATGCCTCTCACCATATTGTACCTGTACCTGCTACGAAAGAAGAG ATAGAAGCTGAAGCATCTTCAGTGGAAACTGTTGCTGCAAGGCTCTGCCCTTTGAACATTGTTTTGGATCGAGTGGTTTTAACTTCAACAGGAGTGCTCCTTGGTTGCTGGCAG GTAATCTCGGGTACAGATCCCATAACCATTCGTGCTAGATTGAAGAATGTACTTCCACGTGCACCCGAAAAGCAACTT TATGATGCTGCAATTCTTCACACTACATTCGCAAGGCTTTTGGGTCCACCTAGAGCATCGTCTACG GAACATCTTACAACGTCAGGTGAACTCAAATTTTTTCATGAGTTAGTGAATCAACTTAATAGACAGATCCGCGGATTCAAG GCGGTGGTGTCCGAACTATGGTACGTGGAGGAATATCATGTGCTTGCCCTTGCATTAAATGGAAAAATGAACTGTCACAAATTCAAACTTGGTTGCTCATCAAGAGATTGA
- the LOC127085367 gene encoding uncharacterized protein LOC127085367 isoform X1 has product MTGRTATLNWWIHYKKVAFIWFISALCFFILFQMALHNSSNTLSSPSSDSSNLSSERRSKLYDKMARDLDEHGAAFLNHGETSQSLSISDIFTLKDGSVTPVLKPANPPVRANVLYLNTEFSVPFAEAVNNIFNPYFDKGKSLLDLPFLYLFYFILFPCLHVCKLAIWFQNSSMYHFSMFHASHHIVPVPATKEEIEAEASSVETVAARLCPLNIVLDRVVLTSTGVLLGCWQVISGTDPITIRARLKNVLPRAPEKQLYDAAILHTTFARLLGPPRASSTEHLTTSGELKFFHELVNQLNRQIRGFKAVVSELWYVEEYHVLALALNGKMNCHKFKLGCSSRD; this is encoded by the exons ATGACGGGTAGAACTGCAACATTGAATTGGTGGATTCATTACAAAAAGGTAGCATTCATCTGGTTTATCTCTGCTTTATGCTTCTTCATTTTGTTCCAAATGGCCCTTCATAACTCCTCAAACACCCTTTCATCACCTTCTTCGG ATTCTTCAAATTTAAGTTCGGAGAGAAGATCCAAATTGTATGATAAGATGGCAAGGGATCTTGATGAACATGGAGCTGCTTTTCTGAATCATGGTGAAACCTCTCAGTCACTTTCTATTTCAGATATCTTCACCTTGAAAGATGGATCTGTAACACCTGTATTAAAG CCTGCAAATCCTCCTGTGCGGGCGAATGTTCTGTATTTGAACACTGAATTCTCGGTCCCCTTTGC GGAGGCTGTCAATAATATTTTCAATCCATACTTCGATAAAGGTAAGTCATTGTTGGATCTACCTTTTCtttatcttttttattttattttgttcCCGTGCTTACATGTGTGTAAATTAGCAATTTGGTTTCAGAACTCTAGCATGTACCATTTTAGCATGTTCCATGCCTCTCACCATATTGTACCTGTACCTGCTACGAAAGAAGAG ATAGAAGCTGAAGCATCTTCAGTGGAAACTGTTGCTGCAAGGCTCTGCCCTTTGAACATTGTTTTGGATCGAGTGGTTTTAACTTCAACAGGAGTGCTCCTTGGTTGCTGGCAG GTAATCTCGGGTACAGATCCCATAACCATTCGTGCTAGATTGAAGAATGTACTTCCACGTGCACCCGAAAAGCAACTT TATGATGCTGCAATTCTTCACACTACATTCGCAAGGCTTTTGGGTCCACCTAGAGCATCGTCTACG GAACATCTTACAACGTCAGGTGAACTCAAATTTTTTCATGAGTTAGTGAATCAACTTAATAGACAGATCCGCGGATTCAAG GCGGTGGTGTCCGAACTATGGTACGTGGAGGAATATCATGTGCTTGCCCTTGCATTAAATGGAAAAATGAACTGTCACAAATTCAAACTTGGTTGCTCATCAAGAGATTGA